The following are encoded together in the Carassius auratus strain Wakin chromosome 34, ASM336829v1, whole genome shotgun sequence genome:
- the LOC113053349 gene encoding gamma-crystallin M2-like — MKVTFYEDRNFQGRSYDCMSDCGDFSSYMSRCHSCRVHSGCWMMYDQPNYMGNQYFFRRGEYADYMSMFGMSNCIRSCRMIPMHRGSYRMRIYERDNFMGQMYEMMDDCDNCMDRYRMPHCQSCHVMDGHWLMYEQPHYRGRMWYFRPGEYRSFSNMGGMRFMSMRRIMDSWYSPGLKYHCLPL; from the exons ATGAAG GTCACATTTTATGAGGACAGGAACTTCCAGGGTCGCTCTTATGACTGTATGAGTGACTGTGGTGACTTCTCCTCCTACATGAGCCGCTGTCACTCTTGCAGAGTGCACAGTGGATGCTGGATGATGTACGATCAACCCAACTACATGGGAAATCAGTATTTCTTTAGAAGGGGAGAATATGCTGATTACATGTCTATGTTTGGAATGAGCAACTGCATCAGGTCCTGCCGTATGATCCCCATG CACAGGGGATCCTACAGAATGAGGATCTACGAGAGGGATAATTTCATGGGTCAGATGTATGAGATGATGGATGACTGTGACAACTGCATGGACCGTTATCGTATGCCTCACTGCCAGTCCTGCCATGTGATGGACGGCCACTGGCTCATGTATGAGCAGCCccactacagaggcaggatgtggTACTTCAGGCCTGGAGAGTACAGGAGCTTCAGCAATATGGGTGGCATGAGATTCATGAGCATGAGGCGTATCATGGACTCCTG
- the LOC113053369 gene encoding gamma-crystallin M2-like, translating to MRVTFYEERNFQGRSYDCTGDCADFSSYMSRCHSCRVHSGCWMMYDQPNYMGNQYFFRRGDYADYMSMFGMSNCIRSCRMIPMHRGYYRMRIYERENFMGQMYEMMDDCESVMDRYHMSHCQSCHVMDGHWLMYEQPHYRGKMWYFGPGEYRNFSNMGGMKFMSMRRIMDSWY from the exons ATGAGG GTCACCTTCTATGAGGAAAGAAATTTCCAGGGTCGTTCTTATGACTGTACCGGAGATTGTGCCGATTTCTCCTCCTACATGAGCCGCTGTCACTCTTGCAGAGTGCACAGTGGATGCTGGATGATGTACGATCAACCCAACTACATGGGAAATCAGTATTTCTTTAGGAGGGGAGACTATGCTGATTACATGTCTATGTTTGGAATGAGCAACTGCATCAGGTCCTGCCGTATGATCCCTATG CACAGAGGATACTACAGAATGAGGATCTACGAGAGGGAGAACTTCATGGGTCAGATGTACGAGATGATGGACGACTGTGAAAGTGTAATGGATCGCTACCACATGTCTCACTGCCAGTCCTGCCATGTGATGGACGGCCACTGGCTCATGTATGAGCAGCCCCACTACAGAGGCAAGATGTGGTACTTTGGCCCTGGAGAGTACAGGAACTTCAGCAATATGGGTGGCATGAAATTCATGAGCATGAGGCGTATCATGGACTCCTGGTACTAg